From Brassica oleracea var. oleracea cultivar TO1000 chromosome C3, BOL, whole genome shotgun sequence, a single genomic window includes:
- the LOC106331704 gene encoding CLAVATA3/ESR (CLE)-related protein 41-like, with the protein MATSNDQTNTKSYSHTLLLFLIFLSFILFIGLTIPMNHHQSTSTVVLFKRVLLKSSAPASSTMDLRPKDRPRPSRTSRKRKFGNDAHEVPSGPNPISN; encoded by the coding sequence ATGGCAACATCAAATGACCAAACCAATACCAAATCATATTCTCATACTCTTCTTCTTTTCCTCATATTCTTATCTTTCATTCTCTTCATTGGCCTTACAATCCCAATGAATCATCATCAATCCACATCTACGGTTGTTCTCTTCAAGAGGGTTCTTCTTAAATCTTCGGCTCCAGCTTCATCCACGATGGATCTGCGTCCGAAGGATCGCCCACGACCCAGCCGCACTTCTAGAAAGAGAAAGTTTGGAAATGATGCTCATGAAGTTCCTAGTGGTCCAAACCCTATTTCCAACTAG
- the LOC106328743 gene encoding E3 ubiquitin-protein ligase PRT1-like, protein MEDVAMKNAELHEEISDKFLCCVCLELLYKPIVLSCGHLSCFWCVHKSMNELRESHCPICRDPYVHFPAVCQKLHFLLKKIYPLAHHKREEQVLKEEQELDCFSPQIDEPKPKEESSCSGGSPNVSDERKVEECSDAERLLSSEEPKDAKALNVFHENNKVIKQISKDDLLCSACKELLVRPVVLNCGHVYCEGCVVDMFQEGEKIKCQECHISDPRGFPKVCLVLEQLLEENYPEEYNSRRSGIQKSIAHTSKRNIQSSHKEGPSLSGENNNDLPWWANPASNVHIGAGCDCCGVYPIIGDRYRCKDCKEEIGYDLCKDCYETPSKVPGRFNQQHTPEHRLELAQVPRVLVNIESIGFLLGPMVSEGVSGEEDSDDDDDSEEAGPPDSNEVSSSAD, encoded by the exons ATGGAGGATGTTGCAATGAAGAACGCTGAGCTACATGAAGAAATCTCCGATAAGTTTCTCTGCTGCGTTTGCCT GGAGCTTCTTTACAAACCGATTGTGCTAT CATGTGGTCACCTATCGTGTTTCTGGTGCGTACACAAGTCAATGAACGAGCTGCGAGAGTCTCATTGTCCCATTTGCAGAGACCCTTATGTTCACTTTCCTGCTGTCTGCCAAAAGCTTCACTTCCTCCTCAAGAAGATCTACCCTCTTGCCCACCACAAGAGAGAAGAACAAGTTCTAA AGGAGGAACAAGAACTAGATTGTTTTTCACCTCAGATTGACGAACCAAAGCCTAAGGAGGAGTCTTCATGTAGTGGAGGTTCTCCAAATGTCTCTG ATGAGCGGAAGGTGGAAGAGTGCTCTGATGCAGAAAGGTTACTATCAAGTGAAGAACCTAAAGATGCAAAAGCTCTTAATGTTTTTCATGAGAATAACAAAGTCATTAAGCAAATTTCGAAAGATGATTTGCTCTGTTCAGCGTGCAAGGAGCTGCTAGTGCGACCCGTAGTACTCAATTGTGGACATG TGTATTGCGAAGGATGTGTAGTAGATATGTTTCAAGAAGGCGAAAAGATCAAATGTCAGGAGTGTCATATCTCTGACCCGAGAGGGTTTCCGAAAGTTTGTTTGGTTCTTGAGCAGCTCTTGGAGGAGAACTATCCTGAAGAGTACAATTCAAGGAGAAGTGGGATTCAGAAATCGATTGCCCATACTAGCAAAAGAA ACATTCAAAGCTCTCACAAAGAAGGCCCATCCTTATCAGGCGAGAACAACAATGATCTTCCCTGGTGGGCAAACCCTGCATCTAATGTTCACATCGGAGCTGGTTGTGATTGTTGCGGA GTGTATCCAATCATAGGGGATCGATACAGATGCAAAGACTGCAAGGAAGAAATTGGTTATGACCTTTGCAAAGACTGTTACGAGACTCCTTCAAAAGTTCCTGGGAGATTCAACCAACAACACACCCCAGAACACAGGCTTGAGCTCGCTCAGGTTCCTCGGGTTCTGGTCAATATCGAGTCTATCGGCTTCCTTCTAGGTCCGATGGTTAGTGAAGGCGTGAGTGGAGAAGAAGATAGTGATGATGATGATGATAGCGAGGAAGCAGGGCCTCCTGATTCTAATGAGGTATCGTCAAGCGCTGACTGA